From the Priestia aryabhattai genome, one window contains:
- a CDS encoding VanW family protein, which translates to MKKVVGALLLGVTIVSAFIAYSMYTNHSAKQTAAIEQKQAAKKAETTTEKKKKPVLKVEDLTYQLKDSRTGQVMKEFKPVHYKDKNVYDQEIKQLASKLAKGIDTPMQNIKMDANGSLTGGSKQIILKEAELVKNLQNLNTKQLDVKVPIYETAPNVTAASAQGIADVSLASYSTRFRPSDTGRNRNVQLSAEAINNVVLGPGDSFSYNQTVGERTAERGYQPAPEIINKQLVMGIGGGICQTSSTLFNAIDGAGLQVTARSHHSKHVGYVPVGRDATVSWGGPDFKFTNNKDYPVIIKAYANVNTGVLTVDIRTSQRSI; encoded by the coding sequence ATGAAGAAAGTAGTAGGGGCGCTTTTGCTTGGCGTGACAATTGTTAGTGCGTTCATTGCGTACAGCATGTACACAAATCATTCTGCAAAGCAAACGGCTGCGATAGAACAAAAACAAGCGGCTAAAAAAGCAGAAACAACGACTGAGAAAAAGAAAAAACCAGTCCTTAAAGTCGAAGACCTGACGTATCAGTTGAAAGATTCCCGTACAGGACAAGTAATGAAAGAATTCAAGCCGGTTCATTACAAGGATAAAAACGTATATGATCAAGAAATTAAACAATTAGCGTCTAAGCTGGCAAAAGGGATCGATACGCCTATGCAAAATATAAAAATGGATGCAAATGGATCGTTAACCGGGGGGTCCAAACAAATCATTTTAAAAGAAGCAGAGCTTGTTAAAAATCTGCAGAACTTAAATACGAAACAATTGGATGTGAAGGTTCCGATTTACGAAACCGCTCCAAATGTAACGGCAGCATCTGCTCAAGGAATCGCTGATGTATCATTAGCTTCGTATTCTACACGTTTTCGTCCAAGTGATACAGGCAGAAACAGGAATGTTCAGCTATCAGCAGAAGCGATTAATAACGTTGTATTAGGACCAGGAGATTCATTTTCTTATAATCAAACAGTTGGGGAGCGCACAGCAGAGAGAGGTTATCAGCCCGCTCCTGAAATTATCAACAAACAACTGGTGATGGGAATTGGCGGAGGTATTTGCCAAACATCTTCTACATTATTTAATGCTATTGACGGCGCTGGTCTTCAAGTGACAGCTAGGTCTCACCATTCAAAACATGTAGGTTATGTACCTGTAGGAAGAGATGCGACCGTATCGTGGGGAGGACCTGATTTTAAGTTCACAAACAACAAAGATTATCCTGTCATCATTAAAGCATACGCAAATGTAAATACCGGTGTTTTAACGGTGGATATTCGTACTTCACAGCGTTCCATCTAA
- a CDS encoding MFS transporter — protein sequence MTYKQLLHSQSLMITASSIVFPFYLLLIRNLGDSYSQFGLAYGIFALTAALSHPLIGSWSDRGGEKRLLILYTFGMAVVMLVIPVLTTITQVYIIQIIMGLLGALQKTAEKIALSRQTDRAHTGKQVGHYHLWTSIWAALAVIATGYIIDFLTIGSLFYITSFMYVAAGVLIWQKPKTIELERHHSL from the coding sequence ATGACGTATAAACAACTCTTACATTCACAAAGCCTTATGATTACCGCAAGCAGTATTGTTTTTCCTTTTTACCTTTTACTGATTCGAAATCTTGGCGATAGTTATTCACAATTTGGCTTAGCTTACGGAATTTTCGCTTTAACCGCAGCTTTGAGTCATCCTTTGATCGGTTCATGGAGTGACAGGGGAGGAGAAAAGCGCTTGCTCATTTTATATACGTTTGGGATGGCGGTTGTTATGCTCGTTATTCCCGTTCTAACAACTATCACGCAGGTGTATATCATTCAAATTATAATGGGGCTACTTGGAGCTCTTCAAAAAACAGCAGAAAAAATAGCGTTATCTAGGCAGACAGATCGTGCTCATACGGGAAAACAAGTAGGACACTATCATTTATGGACCTCTATATGGGCAGCTTTAGCCGTGATTGCAACGGGATATATCATTGACTTTCTTACAATTGGCAGCCTTTTTTACATCACTTCGTTTATGTATGTAGCAGCAGGGGTATTAATATGGCAAAAACCAAAAACAATCGAGCTTGAACGCCACCATTCGCTGTAA
- a CDS encoding tyrosine-type recombinase/integrase: protein MFKLLATSGMRRQELVDLTWEQINLDNQTIRVLGKGKKERLLPLHAIVIPLFHQYRQRLMKHQLHYSEPVFLDKISSGLK from the coding sequence TTGTTTAAATTACTTGCAACGAGCGGTATGCGCCGGCAAGAACTGGTTGATTTAACATGGGAGCAGATAAATCTTGATAATCAAACAATAAGAGTACTAGGAAAAGGAAAAAAAGAGCGTCTTCTCCCTCTTCATGCTATTGTGATACCTTTATTTCATCAATACCGACAACGTTTAATGAAGCATCAATTACATTACAGTGAACCTGTATTCTTAGATAAAATCAGTAGTGGTCTAAAATGA
- a CDS encoding glutamate decarboxylase translates to MPQWHPHREQENLPDEVPVNPLFSRQGEVTIPRLRIGDQGMLPETAYQIIHDEIALDGNARLNLATFVTTWMEPDAKRLYGESFDKNMIDKDEYPQTAAIEERCVHILADLWNSPNPDTTMGVSTTGSSEACMLGGLALKRRWQKLRKSKGLSTDRPNIVFSSSVQVVWEKFANYWDVEPRYVNINPDHPYLDAEGVINAVDENTIGVVPILGVTYTGVYEPIAAIAKALDEVQEKTGLDIPIHVDAASGGFIAPFLQPDLIWDFRLPRVKSINVSGHKYGLVYPGLGWVIWREKEDLPEDLIFRVSYLGGNMPTFALNFSRPGAQVLLQYYNFLRLGKDGYYAVQKTSQDTALFLSKEIQEMEAFEILSDGSDIPVLAWKLKEGYTPNWTLYDLSRQLRTYGWQVPAYPLPPDMEEITIMRIVVRNGFSRDLAHLFMVNFKQAIEFLNSLDRPVLKDTKYDNGFHH, encoded by the coding sequence ATGCCTCAATGGCACCCGCATCGTGAACAAGAAAATTTACCTGATGAAGTTCCTGTTAATCCGCTTTTTTCTCGACAAGGAGAAGTCACCATTCCAAGGCTGCGTATTGGTGATCAAGGTATGCTTCCAGAAACAGCTTATCAAATCATTCATGACGAAATTGCTTTAGACGGGAATGCTCGCTTGAATTTAGCTACGTTTGTTACTACTTGGATGGAGCCCGATGCAAAGCGTTTGTACGGCGAATCTTTTGATAAAAATATGATTGATAAAGATGAGTATCCACAAACAGCGGCTATTGAAGAGAGATGTGTACATATTTTAGCGGATTTGTGGAATTCACCTAATCCTGATACAACGATGGGCGTTTCTACTACAGGTTCATCTGAAGCATGTATGCTCGGTGGACTTGCATTAAAGAGACGCTGGCAGAAACTACGTAAAAGTAAAGGGCTATCAACGGACCGGCCAAACATTGTATTTAGTTCATCCGTTCAAGTGGTATGGGAGAAGTTCGCAAACTATTGGGATGTAGAGCCTCGTTATGTAAACATTAATCCAGATCATCCTTATTTAGATGCAGAAGGTGTGATTAATGCGGTTGACGAAAATACAATTGGCGTCGTACCAATTCTTGGAGTGACGTACACAGGAGTTTACGAACCAATCGCTGCCATCGCAAAAGCATTAGATGAGGTACAAGAAAAGACAGGATTAGATATTCCTATTCATGTAGATGCTGCTTCTGGAGGTTTTATCGCTCCGTTTCTTCAACCAGATTTGATCTGGGATTTTCGCTTGCCGCGAGTAAAGTCCATTAATGTGTCGGGACATAAGTACGGTTTAGTCTACCCTGGTTTAGGATGGGTGATTTGGAGAGAAAAAGAGGACTTGCCTGAAGATCTTATTTTCCGCGTTTCTTATTTAGGAGGCAACATGCCAACTTTTGCACTCAATTTTTCTAGACCAGGAGCACAAGTTCTTTTACAGTACTACAATTTCTTACGTTTAGGTAAAGACGGCTATTATGCCGTACAAAAAACCTCACAAGATACCGCGCTGTTTCTTAGCAAAGAAATTCAAGAAATGGAAGCATTCGAAATTCTTTCTGATGGTTCAGATATCCCGGTGCTTGCTTGGAAACTGAAAGAAGGATACACGCCAAATTGGACTCTTTATGACTTGTCTAGACAATTGCGTACGTACGGATGGCAAGTGCCTGCTTATCCGCTACCTCCAGACATGGAAGAAATAACAATCATGCGCATTGTCGTTAGAAATGGATTTTCAAGAGACCTCGCTCATTTATTTATGGTTAATTTCAAACAAGCTATTGAGTTTCTTAATTCGTTGGATAGACCTGTTCTTAAAGACACGAAATACGACAATGGATTTCATCATTAA
- a CDS encoding formate/nitrite transporter family protein codes for MAFHKPDKMLNIALEAGVSKTKLSLSSILMLGFLGGAFIALDFLLDVRVIGNLPAEWGSLSNLLGGVVFPVGLMLVVLGGAELITGNMMSVSIALYARKISLRHLLHNWFWVTLANFLGAVFIAYFFGHIVGLTETGPFLDKTVAIAQAKIDESFFKMLISAVGCNWLVCLAIWLSYGADDVTGKILGIWFPIMAFVATSFQHVVANMFIIPAAIFAGHFTWIDFITNIVPTFIGNMIGGAVFVGLIYFSSYQQKQKEQLKKAS; via the coding sequence ATGGCATTTCACAAGCCGGATAAAATGTTAAACATTGCTTTAGAAGCAGGGGTTTCAAAAACGAAGTTATCACTTTCTTCCATTCTCATGCTCGGGTTTTTAGGAGGCGCGTTTATTGCGCTTGATTTTTTACTAGATGTACGCGTCATTGGTAATTTACCAGCTGAATGGGGAAGTTTATCGAATCTTTTAGGAGGGGTCGTCTTTCCTGTAGGTCTTATGCTGGTCGTACTTGGAGGAGCAGAGCTCATTACGGGTAATATGATGTCTGTTTCCATTGCCCTGTATGCAAGAAAAATTTCACTTCGTCACTTGCTTCATAACTGGTTTTGGGTCACACTTGCTAACTTTTTAGGTGCCGTCTTTATTGCGTATTTCTTTGGACACATTGTAGGTTTAACAGAAACAGGGCCTTTTTTAGATAAAACGGTAGCAATCGCTCAAGCTAAAATTGATGAGTCATTTTTTAAAATGCTTATTTCTGCTGTGGGCTGTAACTGGCTTGTATGTTTAGCTATTTGGCTTTCATACGGTGCTGACGACGTTACGGGGAAAATTCTTGGTATTTGGTTTCCGATTATGGCTTTTGTTGCGACTAGCTTTCAGCACGTTGTAGCCAATATGTTCATTATTCCCGCTGCCATTTTTGCAGGTCACTTTACATGGATTGATTTTATTACAAACATTGTCCCTACCTTTATTGGAAATATGATAGGAGGAGCTGTATTTGTAGGCCTTATTTATTTTTCTTCTTATCAACAGAAACAAAAAGAACAATTAAAAAAAGCTTCTTAA
- a CDS encoding FAD-binding oxidoreductase — MKKNVLLGVFLSFYLVVSYASYHIYKQQQIRPVTGDVARLLPTKVKEIKHGTSEKQLQHWVKTASQHHEKIAISGMQHSQGGQTYYPNAILLDMKQYNKIVDYKPGQKEITVQSGTTWNDIQQYIHKDGLALQVMQSQNIFTIGGSISVNVHGRDIRYGSLMDTVKSMRLLQADGSIIEISRTKHPELFSLVNGGYGLFGVILDVTLRLTDDEWYEDEIIRLDYRQYTAYFKNYVQHNPDVRMHMARISVSPNQLLTDMYVTNYRLSSQNTSTAKEPLKTEKIVALPKFMLGLSRYSDWGKDMLWETQKAYFLRQNGRLETRNNVMRSESDFMEYESANRTEVLQEYFVPVDEFASYIDDLREVLSTEKLNLLNITVRYVEKDNKAVMSYAKDDMFALVLLINQKKDHQGISDTQRVIRRMVDVTLQHQGSYYLPYYGYPSKKQLEDAYPHTTTFFNLKRKYDPNETFVNLFYKEYGK, encoded by the coding sequence ATGAAGAAAAATGTGTTGTTAGGAGTTTTTTTATCTTTTTATCTAGTGGTTTCGTATGCCTCATATCATATTTATAAACAACAGCAGATCCGTCCTGTAACGGGGGATGTTGCTCGGCTTCTTCCTACAAAAGTCAAAGAAATAAAGCATGGAACCAGTGAAAAACAGCTGCAGCATTGGGTGAAAACCGCTTCACAGCATCATGAAAAAATAGCGATTTCAGGCATGCAGCACAGCCAAGGAGGGCAGACGTATTATCCAAATGCTATTTTACTTGATATGAAGCAGTACAATAAAATTGTAGATTACAAGCCCGGTCAAAAAGAAATTACGGTTCAAAGCGGGACGACGTGGAATGATATTCAGCAATATATACATAAAGATGGTCTTGCTCTTCAGGTTATGCAATCACAAAATATTTTTACCATTGGGGGTTCTATTAGTGTAAATGTACACGGAAGAGATATTCGATACGGTTCTTTAATGGATACGGTAAAATCTATGCGTCTCCTGCAGGCGGACGGATCCATTATCGAGATTAGCCGGACGAAACACCCTGAGTTGTTTTCTTTAGTAAACGGAGGCTACGGGTTATTTGGGGTCATTTTAGATGTGACACTTCGTTTAACGGATGATGAATGGTATGAAGATGAAATTATTCGCTTAGATTATAGACAGTATACAGCGTATTTTAAAAACTACGTACAGCATAATCCTGATGTTCGTATGCATATGGCACGTATTTCTGTTTCTCCTAACCAATTACTAACAGATATGTACGTCACAAACTACCGTTTATCTTCTCAGAATACTTCTACTGCAAAAGAACCGCTCAAGACAGAAAAAATAGTGGCACTTCCTAAATTTATGCTGGGGCTGTCTCGATATAGCGACTGGGGCAAAGATATGCTGTGGGAAACACAAAAGGCTTATTTCTTAAGGCAAAATGGACGCCTTGAAACAAGAAATAATGTTATGCGTTCTGAAAGTGATTTTATGGAGTACGAAAGCGCTAACCGGACGGAAGTTTTACAGGAATACTTCGTTCCAGTTGATGAATTTGCTTCTTACATCGATGATTTACGTGAAGTGTTATCAACAGAAAAATTAAATTTACTAAATATTACCGTTCGCTATGTAGAAAAAGACAATAAAGCAGTCATGTCTTATGCAAAAGACGATATGTTTGCTCTTGTTTTACTTATTAATCAAAAAAAAGATCACCAAGGCATCTCTGATACACAAAGAGTTATCAGAAGAATGGTGGATGTGACGTTACAGCATCAGGGAAGCTATTACTTGCCTTATTACGGCTACCCAAGCAAGAAGCAATTAGAAGACGCTTATCCTCATACTACCACCTTTTTTAATTTAAAAAGAAAATATGATCCAAACGAAACGTTCGTTAATTTATTTTATAAGGAGTATGGAAAATGA
- a CDS encoding 3'-5' exonuclease: protein MADVKQFIFFDFEMLCSNKGMPFEDMEAIRLGAVKYNIVTEDIEFFDRYIQPTKRVSLSRFCKELTGIKDTDLVGASNFKNVFEDFLTWIGGIKKSRFFSWSTSDLSRLKIDAEKHEISLATIKKIEQRYVDFQAIFTKRVSKNNVSVENGLALYNLQFEGKKHNPMYDAYNTLRIYLSFLNEPVQSDFIMIKQFILEEVPQNIKEMNATLRKTIQKDLRIFAEELNEMYKMKDAVKIIKRTQRIVKKYENILINRSGLFSEENGFYAGLLLDFYHNLLLCYNEHLEYSSKIIILDESTLHPLNQLSLKRG, encoded by the coding sequence ATGGCAGATGTAAAACAATTTATCTTTTTTGATTTTGAAATGCTGTGTTCAAACAAAGGAATGCCGTTTGAAGATATGGAAGCAATTCGGCTCGGCGCGGTGAAGTACAATATCGTGACAGAAGACATTGAGTTTTTTGACCGTTATATTCAACCTACAAAACGGGTGTCCTTAAGCCGCTTCTGCAAAGAGTTAACCGGTATTAAAGATACTGATTTAGTCGGTGCAAGTAATTTTAAAAATGTTTTTGAAGACTTTTTAACCTGGATTGGCGGAATTAAAAAATCCCGTTTTTTCTCTTGGTCTACCAGCGATTTATCTCGCTTAAAAATAGATGCGGAAAAGCACGAAATCTCTCTTGCTACTATAAAGAAAATAGAACAGCGTTATGTTGATTTTCAAGCAATTTTTACAAAGCGTGTTTCTAAAAATAACGTATCAGTAGAAAATGGGTTAGCTTTATATAATTTGCAGTTTGAGGGTAAAAAGCACAATCCGATGTATGATGCGTATAACACTCTTCGCATTTACCTAAGCTTTTTGAACGAGCCAGTACAGTCTGATTTCATTATGATAAAGCAATTTATTCTGGAAGAAGTACCGCAGAACATTAAAGAAATGAATGCAACGCTTAGAAAGACAATACAAAAAGACCTCCGCATATTTGCGGAAGAGTTAAATGAAATGTATAAAATGAAAGATGCAGTAAAAATTATAAAGAGAACTCAAAGAATCGTTAAAAAATACGAAAATATTCTTATCAATCGCTCTGGTTTGTTTTCGGAGGAAAATGGTTTTTATGCCGGTCTTTTACTGGATTTTTATCATAATTTGCTGCTTTGTTATAATGAACATCTCGAATATTCATCAAAAATTATCATTTTAGATGAGAGCACCCTACACCCTTTAAACCAGCTTTCTTTGAAGAGAGGATGA
- a CDS encoding class I adenylate-forming enzyme family protein: protein MNTLQYLVAERAEISPQHEALVEHNERYTFNEFHEKVNQLSHYFLEKGIEKGDRIGILAHTSIAYPVVTMGILQVGAVVVPLSKSMTPYELDSIITSGQLKAVIHHNEFTSVLEKAEQTAQLSFTLKIEDAKEFTTQFSAYNTNTPEALPEVLPEDLALMMFTSGTTGKSKGCMIAHGSVSAFLNSGGQEERANIDKSMRYLFVHPFFHMSSMSILFMCINTGNTMVCSEETDPAKVIEVIEKENIKMLFALPPALKYIVEELEKGAHYNFPLKLAVSGGTKVSESLIEQYDRNGMILAQGYGSTEAWIISSWHPQMGWKKVSSAGKPAPYVEVKIVDPDTRQEVSTGEKGEVLVRSPYLFKGYWQNEEATNAVLQDGWLAMGDAGRLDEDGFLYIEGRYKDVIVYGGDNIYPDQVEEVVLAADGVLEATVVGMPDDVYGEVPYAFVVKQEASTLTEEDVVNFCKERLASYKVPTVVFVSSLPKNSVGKVLKNEVKKQALAHA, encoded by the coding sequence ATGAACACATTACAATACTTAGTCGCAGAACGTGCAGAGATTTCTCCTCAACATGAAGCACTAGTTGAACATAATGAACGTTATACATTTAATGAATTTCATGAAAAAGTAAATCAGTTGTCTCATTATTTCTTAGAGAAAGGAATTGAAAAAGGAGATCGCATCGGTATTTTAGCTCATACAAGCATCGCTTACCCAGTTGTAACGATGGGTATTCTACAAGTAGGAGCCGTGGTTGTTCCCCTAAGTAAAAGTATGACTCCTTATGAACTGGATAGCATTATTACGAGCGGACAATTAAAAGCGGTTATCCACCACAATGAATTTACATCTGTGTTAGAAAAAGCAGAACAAACGGCTCAACTGAGCTTTACGTTAAAAATTGAGGATGCAAAAGAATTTACCACTCAATTCTCAGCTTATAATACAAACACACCAGAAGCGCTTCCTGAAGTACTCCCTGAAGATCTAGCATTAATGATGTTCACATCAGGTACAACAGGCAAATCAAAAGGGTGTATGATTGCACACGGATCCGTAAGTGCCTTTTTAAACTCTGGCGGACAGGAAGAACGTGCAAATATCGATAAAAGCATGCGCTATTTGTTTGTTCATCCATTCTTCCACATGAGTTCTATGAGCATTTTATTTATGTGCATTAATACAGGGAACACAATGGTATGTTCTGAAGAAACAGATCCAGCTAAAGTAATTGAGGTAATTGAAAAAGAAAACATTAAAATGCTGTTTGCACTACCACCAGCATTAAAATACATCGTAGAAGAGCTTGAAAAAGGAGCTCACTATAATTTCCCTCTAAAACTTGCTGTGTCAGGCGGAACAAAAGTATCAGAGTCTCTAATCGAACAATATGACCGTAATGGAATGATTTTAGCTCAAGGATACGGAAGCACAGAAGCGTGGATTATCAGTTCATGGCATCCTCAAATGGGATGGAAGAAAGTAAGCTCAGCTGGAAAACCAGCTCCATATGTAGAAGTTAAAATTGTAGATCCAGATACACGCCAAGAAGTGTCAACTGGAGAAAAAGGTGAAGTGCTTGTACGAAGTCCTTATCTTTTTAAAGGCTACTGGCAAAATGAAGAGGCAACAAACGCTGTCTTGCAGGATGGCTGGTTAGCGATGGGTGATGCAGGTCGATTGGATGAAGATGGATTTCTTTATATCGAAGGACGCTACAAAGATGTAATTGTATATGGAGGAGACAATATCTACCCAGATCAAGTAGAAGAAGTTGTCTTAGCAGCAGACGGTGTATTAGAAGCCACAGTTGTCGGTATGCCTGACGATGTGTACGGTGAAGTTCCATATGCATTTGTTGTTAAACAAGAAGCATCCACTTTAACTGAAGAAGATGTAGTGAATTTCTGTAAAGAACGATTAGCATCATATAAAGTACCAACTGTTGTATTTGTTTCTTCACTTCCTAAAAACAGCGTAGGAAAAGTGTTGAAAAACGAAGTAAAAAAACAAGCATTAGCACATGCATAA
- the mbcS gene encoding acyl-CoA synthetase MbcS has protein sequence MIQLKDLVPSEHYNLTEEIEKHASDQLALKWQDADGARKEITYNQLLAKANKVANGLTELGLTKGDHVLVIAPRLIESYAIYLACLKAGIIVIPSSELLRAKDIQYRLHHAEAKAIISYHPFCNEIDKIENFPTSLQHKITFGADVTSWTRLESLTANASEQFQTAKTTKDDTAFLPYTSGTTGQPKGVVHTHGWAYAHLRIAAAEWLDIKKGDTVWATAGPGWQKWIWSPFLSVLGQGATGIIYNGRFEPKKFLGILQDEKVNVLCCTPTEYRFMAKIDELERFDLSHLHSAVSAGEPLNEEVINVFKKYFNIQVRDGYGQTENTLLIGTLKGVKTKIGSMGKPMLEGFVEIINEDGEPCKPGEVGDIAVRKDLPSLFKHYYKDMERTEKTYKGNYYLTGDRASKDEENYYWFQGRGDDIIISSGYTIGPFEVEDALIKHPAVKECAVVASPDADRGHVVKAYVVLVDHVKTTDAGFIKELQNHVKSLTAPYKYPRVIEFIDELPKTNSGKIRRVELREREQQQA, from the coding sequence ATGATTCAACTAAAAGATTTAGTTCCAAGTGAACATTACAACTTAACAGAGGAAATCGAAAAACATGCATCCGATCAGCTTGCGCTAAAGTGGCAGGACGCTGACGGTGCACGTAAGGAAATTACATATAACCAGCTGTTAGCAAAAGCAAACAAAGTGGCAAACGGGTTAACAGAGCTAGGCTTAACAAAAGGCGATCACGTTTTGGTTATTGCGCCTCGCCTTATTGAATCGTATGCTATTTACTTAGCATGTTTAAAAGCAGGTATTATTGTAATTCCTTCTTCAGAACTATTACGCGCAAAAGATATCCAATATCGTTTACATCACGCTGAAGCAAAAGCGATTATTTCTTACCATCCTTTCTGCAATGAGATCGATAAGATTGAAAACTTCCCTACTTCTCTACAACATAAAATTACGTTTGGCGCTGATGTTACGTCATGGACACGCTTAGAGTCACTGACTGCGAATGCATCAGAACAGTTCCAAACAGCTAAAACAACCAAAGATGATACGGCATTCCTCCCTTATACATCAGGCACAACAGGCCAGCCAAAAGGCGTTGTTCATACTCATGGATGGGCTTATGCTCACCTTCGTATTGCGGCTGCTGAATGGTTAGATATTAAAAAAGGCGATACGGTCTGGGCAACAGCAGGTCCAGGTTGGCAGAAGTGGATTTGGAGTCCGTTTTTATCTGTACTTGGACAAGGTGCAACAGGCATTATCTATAACGGACGTTTTGAGCCTAAAAAGTTTTTAGGAATTTTACAGGATGAAAAAGTAAATGTACTGTGCTGCACGCCAACAGAATACCGCTTTATGGCTAAAATTGATGAGCTTGAACGTTTTGACCTGTCTCACCTTCATAGCGCTGTATCTGCCGGAGAGCCGTTAAATGAAGAAGTTATTAATGTGTTTAAAAAATATTTTAATATCCAAGTGCGTGATGGATATGGTCAAACGGAGAATACCCTTTTAATCGGTACATTAAAAGGTGTAAAAACGAAGATTGGTTCAATGGGTAAACCAATGCTTGAAGGGTTTGTGGAAATCATTAATGAAGACGGCGAACCTTGTAAGCCTGGAGAAGTTGGAGACATTGCCGTTCGTAAAGACCTCCCTTCTCTTTTCAAACATTATTATAAAGATATGGAGCGTACAGAGAAAACGTATAAAGGAAACTATTATTTAACAGGTGACCGCGCTTCTAAAGACGAAGAGAACTATTACTGGTTCCAAGGACGCGGAGATGATATTATTATCAGTTCCGGCTATACAATTGGGCCGTTTGAAGTTGAAGATGCGTTAATTAAGCATCCAGCGGTTAAAGAATGTGCCGTTGTAGCTAGCCCAGACGCTGATCGCGGCCATGTTGTAAAAGCGTATGTTGTTCTTGTCGATCATGTAAAAACAACAGATGCAGGGTTTATTAAAGAGCTGCAAAATCACGTAAAGAGCCTAACTGCACCTTATAAGTATCCTCGCGTGATTGAATTTATTGATGAATTGCCAAAAACCAATTCAGGTAAAATTCGACGTGTAGAACTTCGTGAACGTGAGCAACAACAAGCATAA
- a CDS encoding MarR family winged helix-turn-helix transcriptional regulator: MTERYSKEEISHQLESIDHVKEALLKYKNTVIGEKYDLLPYHLTSTKEAILKTIHDKKSCIVSDITKVLGLSPGAITIVLNQLEDDELVNRIYKKQNRRSVWVELTEKGEKVVEILQATRVDFWSDLLSHLSEEERDQYFHIMKKISQKLQQ; encoded by the coding sequence TTGACTGAACGTTATAGCAAAGAAGAGATTAGTCATCAGCTAGAAAGTATAGATCATGTAAAAGAAGCTCTTTTAAAATATAAAAACACCGTAATCGGTGAGAAATATGATTTGCTTCCCTATCATTTAACTTCAACAAAAGAGGCAATCCTAAAGACAATTCACGATAAAAAAAGCTGTATTGTTAGCGATATCACAAAAGTACTCGGTCTCTCACCCGGTGCTATCACCATTGTATTAAATCAATTAGAAGATGATGAGCTTGTGAATCGTATTTATAAAAAGCAAAACCGCCGAAGCGTATGGGTAGAGCTGACGGAAAAAGGCGAAAAAGTTGTCGAAATATTGCAAGCTACACGTGTCGATTTTTGGTCAGATCTACTTTCACACTTATCAGAAGAAGAAAGAGATCAATACTTTCACATTATGAAAAAAATATCTCAAAAATTACAGCAATAA
- a CDS encoding DUF2294 domain-containing protein — protein sequence MSKKIHDFNDIIRKLRKKNFGKGPERIHTVFVQNMAISTLYGNLTPAEQFIARTTEGKETVHRARTKLIQNLYASSLPEGLEDLLGVKLNYLFSDIKVEEDIAVSVFLFEANIQ from the coding sequence GTGTCTAAAAAAATACATGATTTTAATGATATTATTCGAAAGCTGCGCAAAAAAAATTTTGGGAAAGGTCCAGAACGAATTCATACTGTATTCGTTCAAAACATGGCTATTTCAACTTTGTATGGCAACTTAACGCCAGCTGAACAATTTATCGCGAGAACAACCGAAGGTAAAGAGACGGTACATAGGGCAAGAACAAAGCTTATTCAAAACCTTTATGCTTCATCTCTTCCAGAAGGACTTGAAGACTTGTTAGGAGTTAAGCTGAACTATTTATTTTCCGATATCAAAGTGGAAGAAGATATCGCTGTTTCCGTGTTTTTATTTGAAGCCAATATCCAGTAG